A region of the Deltaproteobacteria bacterium genome:
TCAATTGAATAATTACTACAAATTACATACTCATTCTTCTTCTGACTCCTGAAAAACCCATCAGGCCGGGACCAGGGAGGAGGGACTACATTGTTTATCCATGCGTCCTTATTATCTTGAATCGTTATTGTTGTATTTACCTTAGTCCTTTTTCTTTGAAGCGGTGAGATCGTTAGTACCAAATCTTGTGTAATGACCGTAATCTCTAAGCCACAATTCAAGAATCTCTTTGAGGTCATTAAGTGCTTCTTTATATCCACTTGTTTCATCTTTGTTTATCATATCATCTACTATAACGGAAACATCCTGAATAAAATCCTCTGATCTGCCTCGGTATAAATAATTTCTCATTTCCGACATTTCGATTTCTATCTTGTGAAGTCTCTCCTTTATTTGCTGTAATCGTTTATCCAATTCAATGGATTCACACTTTAATATTGAAAAACTCTTAATTATTTCTTTTACTTTGTCGGTATCCTGTAACATCGTTGCACTTCCTTTTCCTGTTTATATATCTTCTTGAAAAAATATCACAATGGATTCAGGTTGCCCTTGAACATATCATATTTAGCCCAGTGATACCTGAGATTTTCCAGCAGGGGGGCCAGAATATTGATGTAATCGTCGGTCCAGGGTGCAGAGCCGTTCAAACCGTCATCCTTGCCAAGTCTGATCCAGCCGCGGTTTATAAGTGGTTGGAGACGTGCAGGGTTCCTTGCGAGAGCGACACACCAGGCGGCATTCTGGTAATATTTCAGTTTATCGCTTGTCGCCGGTACATTTATGGCGCCATACAGGTTCAGCCCGGCAGATGTGGATTTGATCACCGGCCGTAACTCATAGTAGCGGTTGGAGACGTGAAACAGGATCACCCCATTTTCCGCCAGCCGACTGAGGTATATCTCCATTGCTTCGCGTGTCAGTAAGTGGGCCGGTATACCATCGCCGGTAAAGGCATCCATGTGGATGATATCGTAGTCCGTCTTATCGTTCTCCACCTTTTGCATTGAGAGGCGACCATCACCGACGACAACACGGATTTTCCCCTTACAATCATCAAGATACGTAAACCATTGGCGTGCGATTTTTTCATTGTCAGGGTCTATTTCATAATAGGTAATATGGTCATCCGGTTTTGCATAGGTCGCGACGGCGCCCGAACCGAGTCCAAGGACGCCGATTCTCCGCGGCGCGGGCGTTGTTTCATAGACCTCAGCGATTCCCCCACCCGGGTAGAAATAGGCAATAGGTGTCTGCCGCATGTCCGGGTCCAGCAACTGGGCTCCATGGAGAGTCCTGCCGTGAAGAAGCTTTCTCATCCCGCCGGGTAATCCTTCTGCCGGTGGTTCGTCTTTAATGCGGTAGGTTCCGTAAAAGTTACGATGGCGAAATTTTATCGGTTCTTTCCATGATGCCCAACTCTCCATTCCGATGAGTGTAAGCATAATAACGATGATAAGAATACGGCTGCCGGCGGCCAGATGCGAGGTGCCGGTCCGATAGAGTATAAATGACCTGTCGCAGCACCACCAGAATGAAACGCCGAAGATGACTAACAAAATGGGATATTCGAACAGTCCTCTAAATAGAAAAGGGGCCATAAGACTGATGACCGCGCCGCCTATCCACCCCCCCAGTGCCATGGTCAGATAGAAATTCGTGAGAAGG
Encoded here:
- a CDS encoding fused MFS/spermidine synthase, coding for MEKVNTKTGAVSHRLAMVVLTSMVFSGALLLFGMEPLVGRLLTPFFGGAAHVWLTCLMFYQAMLLIGYLYAHLFAKKMGGWHLLLLALPLINLPLNIHAEPSPHAPLLNVLTILLLNVALPFIVLSTTAVVAQLWLYRSSAGQDYEPYPLYAASNAGSLIALLGYTFLAEPLVGLRIQSLAWMGTYIVYAILVVAAWFQFRPFKGPKTQTPKSRKGIEQDTVTPLTYVKWLLLSSLPSAFLLAVTNFIALEVGSFPLTWVAPLALYLGSFIVTFRSSGGVPRYLKILWPEILLITFILYLWGPSHWLAIIGHLSVFFMICLVAHGTLYERRPPAGLLTNFYLTMALGGWIGGAVISLMAPFLFRGLFEYPILLVIFGVSFWWCCDRSFILYRTGTSHLAAGSRILIIVIMLTLIGMESWASWKEPIKFRHRNFYGTYRIKDEPPAEGLPGGMRKLLHGRTLHGAQLLDPDMRQTPIAYFYPGGGIAEVYETTPAPRRIGVLGLGSGAVATYAKPDDHITYYEIDPDNEKIARQWFTYLDDCKGKIRVVVGDGRLSMQKVENDKTDYDIIHMDAFTGDGIPAHLLTREAMEIYLSRLAENGVILFHVSNRYYELRPVIKSTSAGLNLYGAINVPATSDKLKYYQNAAWCVALARNPARLQPLINRGWIRLGKDDGLNGSAPWTDDYINILAPLLENLRYHWAKYDMFKGNLNPL